The following proteins are co-located in the Macaca thibetana thibetana isolate TM-01 chromosome 6, ASM2454274v1, whole genome shotgun sequence genome:
- the ZCCHC9 gene encoding zinc finger CCHC domain-containing protein 9 isoform X1, whose product MTRWARVSTTCNKRPLPATSWEDMKKGSFEGTSQNLPKHKQLEANRLSLKNDASQAKHKKKKKKEYLNEDVNGFMEYLRQNSQMVHNGQIVATDSEEVREEIAVALKKDSRREGRRLKRQAAKKNAMVCFHCRKPGHGIADCPAALENQDMGTGICYRCGSTEHEITKCKAKVDPALGEFPFAKCFVCGEMGHLSRSCPDNPKGLYADGGGCKLCGSVEHLKKDCPESQNSERMVTVGRWAKGMSADYEEILDAPKPQKPKTKIPKVVNF is encoded by the exons ATGACCAGGTGGGCCCGAGTTAGTACCACATGTAACAAGAGACCCTTGCCTGCAACATCATGGGAGGACATGAAGAAGGGATCCTTTGAGGGAACAAGCCAAAACCTACCAAAGCATAAACAACTTGAAGCCAATAGGCTATCCCTCAAAAATGATGCATCCcaagcaaaacataaaaagaaaaagaaaaaggagtactTAAATGAAGATGTGAATGGATTCATGGAATACCTAAGACAGAATTCACAGATGGTTCACAATGGGCAAATTGTAGCAACAGACAGTGAGGAAGTAAGGGAAGAAATTGCAGTTGCTTTAAAGAAAGACAGTCGACGGGAAGGAAGAAGATTAAAAAGACAAGCGGCAAAGAAAAATGCAATG GTGTGTTTCCATTGTAGAAAACCTGGTCATGGAATTGCAGATTGCCCTGCCGCCCTTGAAAATCAAGACATGGGCACTGGGATATGTTACAGGTGTGGGTCCACAGAGCACGAAATAACCAAGTGTAAGGCTAAAGTAGACCCAGCTCTTG GCGAATTTCCTTTtgcaaaatgttttgtttgtGGAGAAATGGGGCACCTGTCTAGATCTTGTCCGGATAATCCCAAAGGCCTCTATGCTGATG GTGGCGGCTGCAAACTTTGTGGCTCTGTGGAACATTTAAAGAAAGATTGCCCTGAAAGTCAGAATTCAG AGCGAATGGTCACAGTTGGTCGCTGGGCAAAGGGAATGAGTGCAGACTATGAAGAAATTTTGGATGCACCTAAAccacaaaaacccaaaacaaaaataccTAAAGTTGTTAATTTTTGA
- the ZCCHC9 gene encoding zinc finger CCHC domain-containing protein 9 isoform X2 — MKKGSFEGTSQNLPKHKQLEANRLSLKNDASQAKHKKKKKKEYLNEDVNGFMEYLRQNSQMVHNGQIVATDSEEVREEIAVALKKDSRREGRRLKRQAAKKNAMVCFHCRKPGHGIADCPAALENQDMGTGICYRCGSTEHEITKCKAKVDPALGEFPFAKCFVCGEMGHLSRSCPDNPKGLYADGGGCKLCGSVEHLKKDCPESQNSERMVTVGRWAKGMSADYEEILDAPKPQKPKTKIPKVVNF; from the exons ATGAAGAAGGGATCCTTTGAGGGAACAAGCCAAAACCTACCAAAGCATAAACAACTTGAAGCCAATAGGCTATCCCTCAAAAATGATGCATCCcaagcaaaacataaaaagaaaaagaaaaaggagtactTAAATGAAGATGTGAATGGATTCATGGAATACCTAAGACAGAATTCACAGATGGTTCACAATGGGCAAATTGTAGCAACAGACAGTGAGGAAGTAAGGGAAGAAATTGCAGTTGCTTTAAAGAAAGACAGTCGACGGGAAGGAAGAAGATTAAAAAGACAAGCGGCAAAGAAAAATGCAATG GTGTGTTTCCATTGTAGAAAACCTGGTCATGGAATTGCAGATTGCCCTGCCGCCCTTGAAAATCAAGACATGGGCACTGGGATATGTTACAGGTGTGGGTCCACAGAGCACGAAATAACCAAGTGTAAGGCTAAAGTAGACCCAGCTCTTG GCGAATTTCCTTTtgcaaaatgttttgtttgtGGAGAAATGGGGCACCTGTCTAGATCTTGTCCGGATAATCCCAAAGGCCTCTATGCTGATG GTGGCGGCTGCAAACTTTGTGGCTCTGTGGAACATTTAAAGAAAGATTGCCCTGAAAGTCAGAATTCAG AGCGAATGGTCACAGTTGGTCGCTGGGCAAAGGGAATGAGTGCAGACTATGAAGAAATTTTGGATGCACCTAAAccacaaaaacccaaaacaaaaataccTAAAGTTGTTAATTTTTGA